Proteins encoded by one window of Perca fluviatilis chromosome 13, GENO_Pfluv_1.0, whole genome shotgun sequence:
- the LOC120571188 gene encoding sodium bicarbonate cotransporter 3-like isoform X14 gives MDEPSEQMRPLLRTGLDEEALVDHGKTSFTTHTNYESEDLESHRAVYVGVHVPLGRESKRRHRHRGHKHHRKKKERDSEEGKEDGRDSPTYDTPSQRVQFILGTEDDDLEHVSHDLFTELDELSFRDGNASEWKETARWLKFEEDVEDGGERWSKPYVATLSLHSLFELRSCILNGTVMLDMRANSIEEIAGMLIDSMVASGQLKEDLREKVREAMLKKHHHQNERKLSNRIPLVRSIADIGKKHSDPLLLERNGSTVSPNSVPNNLDGSKAVERRPSKVDMNFMKKIPPGAEASNVLVGEVDFLEKPITAFVRLSPAVLITGLTEVPVPTRFLFLLLGPRGKGPQYHEIGRSMATLMTDEIFHDVAYKAKDRTDLLSGIDEFLDQVTVLPPGEWDPTIRIEPPKNVPSQMKRKRPSQPNGTASPAGELEKDEDHHAGPELQRTGRIFGGLVLDIKRKLPFYWSDIRDSLSLQCLASVLFLYCACMSPVITFGGLLGEATKGNISAIESLFGASLTGVAYSLFAGQPLTILGSTGPVLVFEKILFRFCTDYGLSYLSLRTSIGLWTAFLCLVLVATDASSLVCYITRFTEEAFASLICIIFIYEALEKLFHLGEHYPVNTHNNLDNLTLYSCQCSPPVNASDQLMQEWNRTGYSPDSIQWSNLNVSMCKTLRGEFVGTACGHHGPYIPDVLFWSIILFFTTFFLSSFFKQFKTERYFPTRVRSTISDFAVFITIMIMVLVDYLMGIPSPKLNVPDRFEPTSKNRGWLMDPLGENPWWTLLVAALPALLCTILIFMDQQITAVIINRKEHKLQKGCGYHLDLLIVAVMLGVCSIMGLPWFVAATVLSISHVNSLKVESGCSAPGEQPKFLGIREQRVTGFMIFVLMGCSVFMTSALKFIPMPVLYGVFLYMGVSSLKGIQFFDRIKLFGMPSKHQPDLIYLRYVPLWKVHIFTLVQLTCLVLLWVIKASSAAVVFPMMVLALVFIRKLLDFFFTKRELSWLDDLIPESKKKKEDDKKKKEREKLASNAVFNQEEETRLHEEEALALKDSFDGLDRLKIPVKALSGSSDSDPLVVNISDETDKTAAWTAVNSSAESCVPPVKRSESQEKVACVRVDVSPETPGGGSTTESFL, from the exons GGTCTAGATGAGGAGGCACTAGTTGACCATGGGAAGACCAGCTTCACCACTCACACAAACTATGAATCGGAAGATTTGGAAA GCCACAGAGCAGTGTACGTAGGCGTCCATGTTCCTCTTGGAAGGGAGAGCAAACGGAGGCATCGCCACCGAGGACACAAACACCAccgaaagaagaaagagagagactctgAGGAGGGGAAGGAAGATGGCAGGGATTCCCCCACTTATG ACACACCATCCCAGCGGGTCCAGTTTATTTTAGGTACAGAGGACGATGACCTCGAGCACGTCTCCCATGACCTCTTCACCGAGCTGGACGAGCTCTCCTTCAGAGACGGCAATGCCAGTGAATGGAAGGAGACTGCCAG ATGGTTGAAGTTTGAAGAGGATGTGGAAGACGGTGGGGAGAGGTGGAGTAAGCCCTATGTGGCTACATTGTCACTACACAGCTTATTTGAACTGCGCAGCTGCATACTCAACGGCACAGTCATGCTTGATATGAGGGCCAACAGCATCGAGGAAATTGCAG GCATGCTGATAGACAGCATGGTGGCATCAGGCCAGCTGAAGGAGGATTTGCGTGAAAAGGTGCGGGAAGCCATGCTGAAGAAACACCACCACCAGAATGAGAGAAAACTCAGCAATCGCATCCCTCTGGTGCGCTCGATTGCTGACATAGGCAAGAAACATTCAGACCCACTCTTACTTGAACGAAACG GTTCAACGGTGTCTCCGAACTCTGTCCCAAACAACCTGGATGGCAGCAAAGCAGTGGAGAGGAGACCATCCAAA GTGGACATGAATTTCATGAAAAAGATTCCTCCAGGTGCTGAAGCTTCCAACGTACTGGTGGGAGAAGTGGACTTCCTGGAGAAGCCCATAACTGCCTTTGTACGACTGTCCCCTGCAGTCCTTATCACAGGCCTCACAGAGGTGCCTGTGCCCACGAG GTTTCTTTTCCTGCTTTTGGGTCCTCGTGGCAAAGGGCCCCAGTACCATGAGATTGGCAGATCCATGGCCACATTAATGACAGATGAG ATTTTCCATGATGTGGCATACAAGGCCAAAGACAGAACAGATCTCCTCTCGGGAATAGACGAGTTCCTTGATCAAGTGACTGTTCTGCCTCCTGGAGAATGGGACCCCACAATCCGGATTGAGCCCCCCAAGAATGTCCCATCTCAG ATGAAGAGGAAGAGACCGTCCCAACCCAACGGCACTGCATCTCCAGCTGGAGAGCTGGAAAAAGATGAGGACCACCACGCAGGGCCTGAGCTGCAGAGGACCGGGAG GATATTTGGAGGTCTGGTCCTGGACATCAAGCGGAAGTTGCCGTTTTACTGGAGTGACATCAGAGACTCCCTCAGTCTGCAGTGTCTAGCCTCCGTCTTGTTTCTCTACTGTGCCTGCATGTCCCCTGTCATCACATTTGGAGGTCTGCTTGGGGAGGCAACAAAAGGCAACATA AGTGCCATAGAGTCTCTGTTTGGGGCCTCACTGACAGGAGTGGCATACTCCCTCTTTGCAGGCCAGCCCCTCACTATTCTTGGCAGCACGGGCCCTGTTTTAGTGTTTGAGAAGATCCTCTTCAGGTTCTGCAC TGACTATGGCCTGTCCTACCTGTCGCTGCGGACCAGCATTGGTCTGTGGACAGCCTTCCTGTGTCTGGTCCTGGTGGCCACAGATGCTAGCTCCTTGGTCTGCTACATAACCCGATTCACAGAGGAGGCCTTCGCTTCGCTTATCTGCATCATCTTCATCTACGAGGCTCTAGAGAAGCTCTTTCACCTTGGAGAACACTACCCTGTCAACACGCACAACAACTTGGACAATCTTACCCTGTATTC GTGTCAGTGCTCTCCACCAGTCAATGCCTCAGATCAGCTCATGCAGGAGTGGAACCGGACAGGATACAGCCCAGACTCTATCCAATGGAGCAACCTCAATGTTTCG ATGTGTAAAACACTCCGTGGGGAGTTTGTGGGTACTGCCTGCGGTCATCATGGGCCCTACATCCCAGATGTTCTCTTCTGGTCCATCATCCTCTTCTTCACCACCTTCTTtctgtcttccttttttaagcaGTTCAAGACCGAGAGATATTTTCCCACCAGG GTGCGGTCCACTATCAGCGACTTTGCTGTGTTTATAACCATCATGATCATGGTGTTGGTGGACTATCTAATGGGGATCCCCTCGCCTAAACTTAATGTCCCTGACCGCTTTGAG CCAACTTCAAAGAACAGAGGCTGGCTGATGGACCCGTTAGGAGAAAATCCCTGGTGGACACTGCTGGTGGCAGCACTTCCTGCCCTGCTCTGCACCATCCTCATCTTTATGGACCAGCAGATCACTGCAGTCATCATCAACCGCAAGGAGCACAAGCTCCAG AAAGGCTGTGGCTATCACCTGGATTTGCTGATAGTGGCAGTAATGCTGGGCGTGTGCTCCATTATGGGCCTGCCATGGTTTGTGGCTGCTACCGTCCTCTCCATCTCCCACGTTAACAGCCTGAAGGTGGAGTCTGGCTGCTCCGCTCCAGGAGAGCAACCCAAGTTTTTGGGCATCAGGGAGCAGCGGGTCACTGGATTCATGATCTTTGTCCTCATGGGTTGTTCTGTTTTCATGACATCGGCGCTCAAG TTCATTCCTATGCCAGTCCTATATGGAGTCTTTCTCTACATGGGTGTCTCTTCCCTCAAAGGCATTCAA TTCTTTGACAGAATCAAGCTGTTCGGCATGCCTTCCAAGCACCAGCCTGATCTGATCTATCTGCGCTATGTGCCGCTGTGGAAGGTCCATATCTTCACCCTGGTGCAGCTCACCTGTTTGGTGCTGCTCTGGGTCATCAAGGCCTCTTCAGCAGCTGTTGTATTCCCCATGATG GTTCTGGCGCTGGTCTTTATTCGAAAGCTACTAGACTTTTTCTTCACAAAGAGAGAGCTGAGCTGGCTAGATGACTTGATACCAGAAagcaagaagaagaaagaggacgacaagaagaagaaagaacgAGAAAAGCTG GCCTCCAATGCTGTTTTCAATCAGGAAGAAGAGACCAGACTGCACGAAGAGGAGGCGTTGGCACTGAAGGACAGCTTTGACGGCTTGGACCGGCTCAAAATCCCGGTGAAAGCACTTTCAGGGAG TTCTGATTCTGACCCCTTGGTTGTAAATATCTCTGATGAAACGGACAAAACCGCAGCGTGGACAGCCGTGAACTCGAGTGCAGAGTCATGTGTCCCACCTGTCAAGCGTAGTGAAAG CCAGGAGAAGGTGGCCTGCGTTAGAGTCGACGTCAGCCCAGAAACACCAGGAGGGGGTTCTACTACCGAGTCCTTCCTGTGA
- the LOC120571188 gene encoding sodium-driven chloride bicarbonate exchanger-like isoform X5 — protein MDEPSEQMRPLLRTGLDEEALVDHGKTSFTTHTNYESEDLESHRAVYVGVHVPLGRESKRRHRHRGHKHHRKKKERDSEEGKEDGRDSPTYDTPSQRVQFILGTEDDDLEHVSHDLFTELDELSFRDGNASEWKETARWLKFEEDVEDGGERWSKPYVATLSLHSLFELRSCILNGTVMLDMRANSIEEIAGMLIDSMVASGQLKEDLREKVREAMLKKHHHQNERKLSNRIPLVRSIADIGEGLSSSRLSLYKPGSASSVSNLSQRRESRVSILFNHLLPSSSSNTGQAPGPQLLTTPQNTPAAFRHSSQTLGADLGPRGIPEVVVSPPEDDDPPNSAEEEGASPELSRRASSASQGFELLPLEGSTVSPNSVPNNLDGSKAVERRPSKVGVSRESSSVDFSKVDMNFMKKIPPGAEASNVLVGEVDFLEKPITAFVRLSPAVLITGLTEVPVPTRFLFLLLGPRGKGPQYHEIGRSMATLMTDEIFHDVAYKAKDRTDLLSGIDEFLDQVTVLPPGEWDPTIRIEPPKNVPSQMKRKRPSQPNGTASPAGELEKDEDHHAGPELQRTGRIFGGLVLDIKRKLPFYWSDIRDSLSLQCLASVLFLYCACMSPVITFGGLLGEATKGNISAIESLFGASLTGVAYSLFAGQPLTILGSTGPVLVFEKILFRFCTDYGLSYLSLRTSIGLWTAFLCLVLVATDASSLVCYITRFTEEAFASLICIIFIYEALEKLFHLGEHYPVNTHNNLDNLTLYSCQCSPPVNASDQLMQEWNRTGYSPDSIQWSNLNVSMCKTLRGEFVGTACGHHGPYIPDVLFWSIILFFTTFFLSSFFKQFKTERYFPTRVRSTISDFAVFITIMIMVLVDYLMGIPSPKLNVPDRFEPTSKNRGWLMDPLGENPWWTLLVAALPALLCTILIFMDQQITAVIINRKEHKLQKGCGYHLDLLIVAVMLGVCSIMGLPWFVAATVLSISHVNSLKVESGCSAPGEQPKFLGIREQRVTGFMIFVLMGCSVFMTSALKFIPMPVLYGVFLYMGVSSLKGIQFFDRIKLFGMPSKHQPDLIYLRYVPLWKVHIFTLVQLTCLVLLWVIKASSAAVVFPMMVLALVFIRKLLDFFFTKRELSWLDDLIPESKKKKEDDKKKKEREKLASNAVFNQEEETRLHEEEALALKDSFDGLDRLKIPVKALSGSSDSDPLVVNISDETDKTAAWTAVNSSAESCVPPVKRSESQEKVACVRVDVSPETPGGGSTTESFL, from the exons GGTCTAGATGAGGAGGCACTAGTTGACCATGGGAAGACCAGCTTCACCACTCACACAAACTATGAATCGGAAGATTTGGAAA GCCACAGAGCAGTGTACGTAGGCGTCCATGTTCCTCTTGGAAGGGAGAGCAAACGGAGGCATCGCCACCGAGGACACAAACACCAccgaaagaagaaagagagagactctgAGGAGGGGAAGGAAGATGGCAGGGATTCCCCCACTTATG ACACACCATCCCAGCGGGTCCAGTTTATTTTAGGTACAGAGGACGATGACCTCGAGCACGTCTCCCATGACCTCTTCACCGAGCTGGACGAGCTCTCCTTCAGAGACGGCAATGCCAGTGAATGGAAGGAGACTGCCAG ATGGTTGAAGTTTGAAGAGGATGTGGAAGACGGTGGGGAGAGGTGGAGTAAGCCCTATGTGGCTACATTGTCACTACACAGCTTATTTGAACTGCGCAGCTGCATACTCAACGGCACAGTCATGCTTGATATGAGGGCCAACAGCATCGAGGAAATTGCAG GCATGCTGATAGACAGCATGGTGGCATCAGGCCAGCTGAAGGAGGATTTGCGTGAAAAGGTGCGGGAAGCCATGCTGAAGAAACACCACCACCAGAATGAGAGAAAACTCAGCAATCGCATCCCTCTGGTGCGCTCGATTGCTGACATAG GAGAGGGCCTGTCCTCTtcacgtctctctctctacaaGCCAGGGTCCGCCTCCTCTGTCTCCAACCTCTCCCAGAGACGAGAGTCCAGAGTCTCCATCCTGTTCAACCATCTCctgccctcctcttcctccaacaCTGGGCAAGCCCCAGGCCCCCAACTCCTCACCACCCCTCAAAATACCCCCGCTGCCTTCCGGCACTCCTCCCAAACCCTTGGTGCAGACCTCGGCCCTCGAGGCATCCCTGAAGTGGTGGTATCCCCTCCTGAGGATGACGACCCACCAAACTCTGCAGAAGAAGAGGGAGCATCACCTGAGCTCAGCCGGCGAGCATCCTCGGCATCCCAGGGCTTCGAGCTGCTGCCCTTAGAAG GTTCAACGGTGTCTCCGAACTCTGTCCCAAACAACCTGGATGGCAGCAAAGCAGTGGAGAGGAGACCATCCAAAGTAGGGGTCAGTAGAGAAAGCAGCAGTGTCGACTTCAGCAAG GTGGACATGAATTTCATGAAAAAGATTCCTCCAGGTGCTGAAGCTTCCAACGTACTGGTGGGAGAAGTGGACTTCCTGGAGAAGCCCATAACTGCCTTTGTACGACTGTCCCCTGCAGTCCTTATCACAGGCCTCACAGAGGTGCCTGTGCCCACGAG GTTTCTTTTCCTGCTTTTGGGTCCTCGTGGCAAAGGGCCCCAGTACCATGAGATTGGCAGATCCATGGCCACATTAATGACAGATGAG ATTTTCCATGATGTGGCATACAAGGCCAAAGACAGAACAGATCTCCTCTCGGGAATAGACGAGTTCCTTGATCAAGTGACTGTTCTGCCTCCTGGAGAATGGGACCCCACAATCCGGATTGAGCCCCCCAAGAATGTCCCATCTCAG ATGAAGAGGAAGAGACCGTCCCAACCCAACGGCACTGCATCTCCAGCTGGAGAGCTGGAAAAAGATGAGGACCACCACGCAGGGCCTGAGCTGCAGAGGACCGGGAG GATATTTGGAGGTCTGGTCCTGGACATCAAGCGGAAGTTGCCGTTTTACTGGAGTGACATCAGAGACTCCCTCAGTCTGCAGTGTCTAGCCTCCGTCTTGTTTCTCTACTGTGCCTGCATGTCCCCTGTCATCACATTTGGAGGTCTGCTTGGGGAGGCAACAAAAGGCAACATA AGTGCCATAGAGTCTCTGTTTGGGGCCTCACTGACAGGAGTGGCATACTCCCTCTTTGCAGGCCAGCCCCTCACTATTCTTGGCAGCACGGGCCCTGTTTTAGTGTTTGAGAAGATCCTCTTCAGGTTCTGCAC TGACTATGGCCTGTCCTACCTGTCGCTGCGGACCAGCATTGGTCTGTGGACAGCCTTCCTGTGTCTGGTCCTGGTGGCCACAGATGCTAGCTCCTTGGTCTGCTACATAACCCGATTCACAGAGGAGGCCTTCGCTTCGCTTATCTGCATCATCTTCATCTACGAGGCTCTAGAGAAGCTCTTTCACCTTGGAGAACACTACCCTGTCAACACGCACAACAACTTGGACAATCTTACCCTGTATTC GTGTCAGTGCTCTCCACCAGTCAATGCCTCAGATCAGCTCATGCAGGAGTGGAACCGGACAGGATACAGCCCAGACTCTATCCAATGGAGCAACCTCAATGTTTCG ATGTGTAAAACACTCCGTGGGGAGTTTGTGGGTACTGCCTGCGGTCATCATGGGCCCTACATCCCAGATGTTCTCTTCTGGTCCATCATCCTCTTCTTCACCACCTTCTTtctgtcttccttttttaagcaGTTCAAGACCGAGAGATATTTTCCCACCAGG GTGCGGTCCACTATCAGCGACTTTGCTGTGTTTATAACCATCATGATCATGGTGTTGGTGGACTATCTAATGGGGATCCCCTCGCCTAAACTTAATGTCCCTGACCGCTTTGAG CCAACTTCAAAGAACAGAGGCTGGCTGATGGACCCGTTAGGAGAAAATCCCTGGTGGACACTGCTGGTGGCAGCACTTCCTGCCCTGCTCTGCACCATCCTCATCTTTATGGACCAGCAGATCACTGCAGTCATCATCAACCGCAAGGAGCACAAGCTCCAG AAAGGCTGTGGCTATCACCTGGATTTGCTGATAGTGGCAGTAATGCTGGGCGTGTGCTCCATTATGGGCCTGCCATGGTTTGTGGCTGCTACCGTCCTCTCCATCTCCCACGTTAACAGCCTGAAGGTGGAGTCTGGCTGCTCCGCTCCAGGAGAGCAACCCAAGTTTTTGGGCATCAGGGAGCAGCGGGTCACTGGATTCATGATCTTTGTCCTCATGGGTTGTTCTGTTTTCATGACATCGGCGCTCAAG TTCATTCCTATGCCAGTCCTATATGGAGTCTTTCTCTACATGGGTGTCTCTTCCCTCAAAGGCATTCAA TTCTTTGACAGAATCAAGCTGTTCGGCATGCCTTCCAAGCACCAGCCTGATCTGATCTATCTGCGCTATGTGCCGCTGTGGAAGGTCCATATCTTCACCCTGGTGCAGCTCACCTGTTTGGTGCTGCTCTGGGTCATCAAGGCCTCTTCAGCAGCTGTTGTATTCCCCATGATG GTTCTGGCGCTGGTCTTTATTCGAAAGCTACTAGACTTTTTCTTCACAAAGAGAGAGCTGAGCTGGCTAGATGACTTGATACCAGAAagcaagaagaagaaagaggacgacaagaagaagaaagaacgAGAAAAGCTG GCCTCCAATGCTGTTTTCAATCAGGAAGAAGAGACCAGACTGCACGAAGAGGAGGCGTTGGCACTGAAGGACAGCTTTGACGGCTTGGACCGGCTCAAAATCCCGGTGAAAGCACTTTCAGGGAG TTCTGATTCTGACCCCTTGGTTGTAAATATCTCTGATGAAACGGACAAAACCGCAGCGTGGACAGCCGTGAACTCGAGTGCAGAGTCATGTGTCCCACCTGTCAAGCGTAGTGAAAG CCAGGAGAAGGTGGCCTGCGTTAGAGTCGACGTCAGCCCAGAAACACCAGGAGGGGGTTCTACTACCGAGTCCTTCCTGTGA
- the LOC120571188 gene encoding sodium bicarbonate cotransporter 3-like isoform X13, which translates to MDEPSEQMRPLLRTGLDEEALVDHGKTSFTTHTNYESEDLESHRAVYVGVHVPLGRESKRRHRHRGHKHHRKKKERDSEEGKEDGRDSPTYDTPSQRVQFILGTEDDDLEHVSHDLFTELDELSFRDGNASEWKETARWLKFEEDVEDGGERWSKPYVATLSLHSLFELRSCILNGTVMLDMRANSIEEIAGMLIDSMVASGQLKEDLREKVREAMLKKHHHQNERKLSNRIPLVRSIADIGKKHSDPLLLERNGSTVSPNSVPNNLDGSKAVERRPSKVGVDMNFMKKIPPGAEASNVLVGEVDFLEKPITAFVRLSPAVLITGLTEVPVPTRFLFLLLGPRGKGPQYHEIGRSMATLMTDEIFHDVAYKAKDRTDLLSGIDEFLDQVTVLPPGEWDPTIRIEPPKNVPSQMKRKRPSQPNGTASPAGELEKDEDHHAGPELQRTGRIFGGLVLDIKRKLPFYWSDIRDSLSLQCLASVLFLYCACMSPVITFGGLLGEATKGNISAIESLFGASLTGVAYSLFAGQPLTILGSTGPVLVFEKILFRFCTDYGLSYLSLRTSIGLWTAFLCLVLVATDASSLVCYITRFTEEAFASLICIIFIYEALEKLFHLGEHYPVNTHNNLDNLTLYSCQCSPPVNASDQLMQEWNRTGYSPDSIQWSNLNVSMCKTLRGEFVGTACGHHGPYIPDVLFWSIILFFTTFFLSSFFKQFKTERYFPTRVRSTISDFAVFITIMIMVLVDYLMGIPSPKLNVPDRFEPTSKNRGWLMDPLGENPWWTLLVAALPALLCTILIFMDQQITAVIINRKEHKLQKGCGYHLDLLIVAVMLGVCSIMGLPWFVAATVLSISHVNSLKVESGCSAPGEQPKFLGIREQRVTGFMIFVLMGCSVFMTSALKFIPMPVLYGVFLYMGVSSLKGIQFFDRIKLFGMPSKHQPDLIYLRYVPLWKVHIFTLVQLTCLVLLWVIKASSAAVVFPMMVLALVFIRKLLDFFFTKRELSWLDDLIPESKKKKEDDKKKKEREKLASNAVFNQEEETRLHEEEALALKDSFDGLDRLKIPVKALSGSSDSDPLVVNISDETDKTAAWTAVNSSAESCVPPVKRSESQEKVACVRVDVSPETPGGGSTTESFL; encoded by the exons GGTCTAGATGAGGAGGCACTAGTTGACCATGGGAAGACCAGCTTCACCACTCACACAAACTATGAATCGGAAGATTTGGAAA GCCACAGAGCAGTGTACGTAGGCGTCCATGTTCCTCTTGGAAGGGAGAGCAAACGGAGGCATCGCCACCGAGGACACAAACACCAccgaaagaagaaagagagagactctgAGGAGGGGAAGGAAGATGGCAGGGATTCCCCCACTTATG ACACACCATCCCAGCGGGTCCAGTTTATTTTAGGTACAGAGGACGATGACCTCGAGCACGTCTCCCATGACCTCTTCACCGAGCTGGACGAGCTCTCCTTCAGAGACGGCAATGCCAGTGAATGGAAGGAGACTGCCAG ATGGTTGAAGTTTGAAGAGGATGTGGAAGACGGTGGGGAGAGGTGGAGTAAGCCCTATGTGGCTACATTGTCACTACACAGCTTATTTGAACTGCGCAGCTGCATACTCAACGGCACAGTCATGCTTGATATGAGGGCCAACAGCATCGAGGAAATTGCAG GCATGCTGATAGACAGCATGGTGGCATCAGGCCAGCTGAAGGAGGATTTGCGTGAAAAGGTGCGGGAAGCCATGCTGAAGAAACACCACCACCAGAATGAGAGAAAACTCAGCAATCGCATCCCTCTGGTGCGCTCGATTGCTGACATAGGCAAGAAACATTCAGACCCACTCTTACTTGAACGAAACG GTTCAACGGTGTCTCCGAACTCTGTCCCAAACAACCTGGATGGCAGCAAAGCAGTGGAGAGGAGACCATCCAAAGTAGGG GTGGACATGAATTTCATGAAAAAGATTCCTCCAGGTGCTGAAGCTTCCAACGTACTGGTGGGAGAAGTGGACTTCCTGGAGAAGCCCATAACTGCCTTTGTACGACTGTCCCCTGCAGTCCTTATCACAGGCCTCACAGAGGTGCCTGTGCCCACGAG GTTTCTTTTCCTGCTTTTGGGTCCTCGTGGCAAAGGGCCCCAGTACCATGAGATTGGCAGATCCATGGCCACATTAATGACAGATGAG ATTTTCCATGATGTGGCATACAAGGCCAAAGACAGAACAGATCTCCTCTCGGGAATAGACGAGTTCCTTGATCAAGTGACTGTTCTGCCTCCTGGAGAATGGGACCCCACAATCCGGATTGAGCCCCCCAAGAATGTCCCATCTCAG ATGAAGAGGAAGAGACCGTCCCAACCCAACGGCACTGCATCTCCAGCTGGAGAGCTGGAAAAAGATGAGGACCACCACGCAGGGCCTGAGCTGCAGAGGACCGGGAG GATATTTGGAGGTCTGGTCCTGGACATCAAGCGGAAGTTGCCGTTTTACTGGAGTGACATCAGAGACTCCCTCAGTCTGCAGTGTCTAGCCTCCGTCTTGTTTCTCTACTGTGCCTGCATGTCCCCTGTCATCACATTTGGAGGTCTGCTTGGGGAGGCAACAAAAGGCAACATA AGTGCCATAGAGTCTCTGTTTGGGGCCTCACTGACAGGAGTGGCATACTCCCTCTTTGCAGGCCAGCCCCTCACTATTCTTGGCAGCACGGGCCCTGTTTTAGTGTTTGAGAAGATCCTCTTCAGGTTCTGCAC TGACTATGGCCTGTCCTACCTGTCGCTGCGGACCAGCATTGGTCTGTGGACAGCCTTCCTGTGTCTGGTCCTGGTGGCCACAGATGCTAGCTCCTTGGTCTGCTACATAACCCGATTCACAGAGGAGGCCTTCGCTTCGCTTATCTGCATCATCTTCATCTACGAGGCTCTAGAGAAGCTCTTTCACCTTGGAGAACACTACCCTGTCAACACGCACAACAACTTGGACAATCTTACCCTGTATTC GTGTCAGTGCTCTCCACCAGTCAATGCCTCAGATCAGCTCATGCAGGAGTGGAACCGGACAGGATACAGCCCAGACTCTATCCAATGGAGCAACCTCAATGTTTCG ATGTGTAAAACACTCCGTGGGGAGTTTGTGGGTACTGCCTGCGGTCATCATGGGCCCTACATCCCAGATGTTCTCTTCTGGTCCATCATCCTCTTCTTCACCACCTTCTTtctgtcttccttttttaagcaGTTCAAGACCGAGAGATATTTTCCCACCAGG GTGCGGTCCACTATCAGCGACTTTGCTGTGTTTATAACCATCATGATCATGGTGTTGGTGGACTATCTAATGGGGATCCCCTCGCCTAAACTTAATGTCCCTGACCGCTTTGAG CCAACTTCAAAGAACAGAGGCTGGCTGATGGACCCGTTAGGAGAAAATCCCTGGTGGACACTGCTGGTGGCAGCACTTCCTGCCCTGCTCTGCACCATCCTCATCTTTATGGACCAGCAGATCACTGCAGTCATCATCAACCGCAAGGAGCACAAGCTCCAG AAAGGCTGTGGCTATCACCTGGATTTGCTGATAGTGGCAGTAATGCTGGGCGTGTGCTCCATTATGGGCCTGCCATGGTTTGTGGCTGCTACCGTCCTCTCCATCTCCCACGTTAACAGCCTGAAGGTGGAGTCTGGCTGCTCCGCTCCAGGAGAGCAACCCAAGTTTTTGGGCATCAGGGAGCAGCGGGTCACTGGATTCATGATCTTTGTCCTCATGGGTTGTTCTGTTTTCATGACATCGGCGCTCAAG TTCATTCCTATGCCAGTCCTATATGGAGTCTTTCTCTACATGGGTGTCTCTTCCCTCAAAGGCATTCAA TTCTTTGACAGAATCAAGCTGTTCGGCATGCCTTCCAAGCACCAGCCTGATCTGATCTATCTGCGCTATGTGCCGCTGTGGAAGGTCCATATCTTCACCCTGGTGCAGCTCACCTGTTTGGTGCTGCTCTGGGTCATCAAGGCCTCTTCAGCAGCTGTTGTATTCCCCATGATG GTTCTGGCGCTGGTCTTTATTCGAAAGCTACTAGACTTTTTCTTCACAAAGAGAGAGCTGAGCTGGCTAGATGACTTGATACCAGAAagcaagaagaagaaagaggacgacaagaagaagaaagaacgAGAAAAGCTG GCCTCCAATGCTGTTTTCAATCAGGAAGAAGAGACCAGACTGCACGAAGAGGAGGCGTTGGCACTGAAGGACAGCTTTGACGGCTTGGACCGGCTCAAAATCCCGGTGAAAGCACTTTCAGGGAG TTCTGATTCTGACCCCTTGGTTGTAAATATCTCTGATGAAACGGACAAAACCGCAGCGTGGACAGCCGTGAACTCGAGTGCAGAGTCATGTGTCCCACCTGTCAAGCGTAGTGAAAG CCAGGAGAAGGTGGCCTGCGTTAGAGTCGACGTCAGCCCAGAAACACCAGGAGGGGGTTCTACTACCGAGTCCTTCCTGTGA